One segment of Macrotis lagotis isolate mMagLag1 chromosome 1, bilby.v1.9.chrom.fasta, whole genome shotgun sequence DNA contains the following:
- the LOC141490520 gene encoding olfactory receptor 52N2-like yields the protein MFNSNSSSLTPAFFILNGVPGMEASHVWISLPFFFMYLIAVLGNCGLLYLIHHEESLHRPMYYFLALLAITDVTLCSTTIPNMLCIFWFNLKEISFNACLFQMFFVHMLTGMESGVLMLMALDRYVAICYPLRYTTILTNSVIAKAGFITFLRGVMLIMPFTFLSKRLPYCQGNIIPHTYCDHMSVAKVSCGNVRINAIYGLMVALLIGVFDMCCISVSYTMILRAVMSLSSADARHKAFSTCTAHVCAIVITYVPALFTIFTHRFGGHTIPHHIHIIVANLYLLLPPTMNPIVYGVKTKLIREGVIKLLFGEKGF from the coding sequence ATGTTCAACTCCAATAGCTCCAGCTTGACTCCTGCATTTTTCATTCTGAATGGAGTTCCTGGGATGGAAGCATCTCATGTATGGATCTCCCTCCCATTCTTCTTCATGTACCTCATTGCAGTTTTGGGGAATTGTGGACTCCTTTATTTAATTCATCATGAGGAATCCTTGCACCGGCCTATGTATTACTTTTTGGCTCTACTTGCTATCACTGATGTTACCCTTTGCTCCACGACTATACCCAATATGCTCTGTATTTTCTGGTTCAACCTTAAGGAGATCTCCTTTAATGCTTGCCTGTTCCAGATGTTCTTTGTTCATATGTTGACTGGGATGGAATCTGGTGTACTCATGCTCATGGCCCTGGACCGCTATGTGGCCATTTGCTATCCTCTACGCTATACTACCATCCTTACCAATTCTGTTATTGCCAAGGCTGGGTTTATCACCTTCCTGCGGGGTGTAATGCTCATCATGCCTTTCACATTCCTCTCCAAAAGGTTACCTTACTGCCAAGGAAACATCATCCCTCACACCTATTGTGATCACATGTCAGTAGCTAAGGTCTCCTGTGGGAATGTCAGAATCAATGCAATCTATGGTCTGATGGTTGCTCTGCTAATAGGTGTATTTGATATGTGCTGCATCTCTGTGTCTTATACTATGATTCTCCGGGCTGTGATGAGCCTTTCCTCTGCAGATGCCCGGCACAAAGCCTTTAGCACATGCACAGCTCATGTTTGTGCTATAGTTATTACCTATGTTCCAGCTTTATTCACTATCTTCACCCATCGCTTTGGGGGACACACTATTCCCCACCACATTCACATCATTGTGGCCAATCTCTACTTGCTCCTACCTCCCACAATGAACCCTATTGTCTATGGAGTGAAGACCAAGCTGATAAGAGAGGGAGTGATCAAATTGTTATTTGGAGAGAAAGGTTTCTAG